The sequence GTTTTTTGCTGAAAAACCCATTTCTTAGGAGTTGAAAAGATATTTTGAAACCATTTGTTAACTGtttttggatttcttttaGTACACCTTAAAATGCATTGCATTTTGTTTGGCTTAGCTTCCAACTTATAATCTCATTTTCTTGTCCTAGAAGACAACTCTAGTATCATGGTTTTTGAAAGCACAATTTTAATTGTCTATTGCGAATATAATAAAGATACACTCAGTGGGGAAAGGAACTTGTTCTTGCACAGGTAACTAATTTCCAGTGTGGTGGATACTCAGTTGGGATAAGTTGCAGCTTTCTCTTGGCAGATCTCTTAATCATGGATAACTTTCTTCAAAAATGGGCAAAAATCCAGAGTGAAATGATCTCCAAAAATGAGGGACCAGAGGTACCTATTTTTTACCTCCCTAATCTCAAACCAGCCAACTTATCTCCTAATAGCATCTTCAGCTCCACTCCAAGGGAGAACTGTGGCCAAACAATGATCTTCAGGATGAGTACTGAAAGTATGGATTTGAAAGAACAGTCATTCAAGAAGCTTGCATTGCTTTGCCTTGAGGAGGCAGAGCAAACTGGTCGTAAAATATTACCAGATGAGTTCACCTTTTTTGTGAAAGAATCTACCAAGATTATCAAGGTAGAAAATTGCAAGAAAACTGAGGTTGCCAAGTCCCATATGAAGAACCAAATCATGAGTAGTTGTGCAAGTTTGAAGGATTATTTGGGAATGAATGAGTTGGCTTTTAGAGAAGGCAATGGACCTGCCAGAGTTTCACTTTGGATTGGATCCGTAACTAGTAACGGAATTGTGGTGGGAATTCCATTTCCTAAAGAGGGTAGTTCTGAGGTGAACATTATTGTCACAATCCCTTATGAAAATGAGAGTTGAATGGGGGTTGTATTGTATGTCAGGAACAATATCTACAGAAACATCTGCCTATACCTAATGTGTGTGTTTCTATTCTCTGAATCCAGATGGTACACGCACATTTGGTGTACGGGCAAGTATTTTTGGTGTTTCTATTAGTTCTTCTGTGAATCACCTGTAATGGAAAGTATGTCCCTAAATtctgtaaaaataaaaaggtctGTACTCGAATATCAAGGAATTGCttgtaaaatataaacttgtcTCCCTCCTTTGGTTTCTTTAAGATCTGAGATTTAAATTCACAGAGAGACCGCTCTGCTGGCGCACAAGGTTGTTGCTTCTATCCATTAGAGTTTGTGCAGTGGACCCATTCTCATAATTggttatttgattttgatttttgttcCTTTTTTCTAATCCATAGATAGAGGAATGAACTTACACAGGAGAGGAAAATATAAACACACTTTGGGCAACATTACGAGCTAACATATTAATCACAGATCGGAGAAGGGAAGGGAGATGGGCTATATATATCCTGAACCAGTCTCATCCAGCAGCCCCTGTCCAAAATGGAGACCTGAGGGTGACGAAAGCCAAACGCGTTCAGAGAAATAAAATGTTGACTTGAAATTGAAGAGGACAAACCTTAATTCCCACCAAGTTTGCATCCTGAGTAAAATTCCATGGGAAACCTTTAAAGGGAAGTCTTGTATTTTActacataataaataattattaaaggaaaaaaataattaattagattttaacttttttttattaaaatcattttagttaaaaaaagtaaagagcttttctaatatattaaaattttaattttctaagaAATGAATTCGTTCTTCTTTTAGtttcatttcttatttaatttgaattaatttattttaatttttatatattttgatttacatggatataaatttgatttagttttatatttataaaaaatttcaatatatttgataaGAACCATACttattaatgattttattagattgtttagatttaattttttttaaaattattatttaattttgagttatgttttttttttaattcataaaagGGTCAATAATGCAAAGATGAAAGtttaaactcaaaatctcTACCTCCTAAAAGCAATTGATATTGCTATTTGAGCTAGTCCCAAAAgcaattattattactatttgaACTAATCTCAAAAGCAATTGCTATTGCCACTTGAGCTAGAATGAAATGtgatttactttaatttttctccatctccttctttttcttattttataaggGGAATTTGAACATGAGATTATGCTCAAATTTTGACTCTACCTAGTGTCAATCTAAACCATAAATTCtcacttaattattatttttaactattaacAAGAATGACTAAAACTGTTAACacattatatttatgacttattcaaaattcaatttaataaaagttagTTTAATCTCATTTAATGAGAGTTGATAACTCAGTCGACTATGTGAGCTATCAACAAAAAATCTTAAAGATTGACTTTAATCTAAGAAATACTTGTAAGAATGATTAAAAAGCGTCAGATAGGGTTGTCCGACCACTTACTCCGATGATAAAATcgataatttataaaaaggtGACTAAAGTGTATAAGTGTGTAAAATTGTATATACATGCAAATGTAGTGCTCTCATTCtttatatagatattaaaaGTCTTCTAGTCCTTTTAGGAAAGAAACTCTACATTTGTGGTCGTCTTAAAACGTATTAGGATTtgtattcttatttattagcAGAGTTTTAGATTAGATCGGATTTTGTAACTAGAATCCTCTTAAGACACGATCTCTTAGAATTCTAATTATAGTGGGAAGCAACCTCTACTCAACTTTGTCTTTCTCGGGTGGAACATGCTAACTTTATGATACTCAGTTATCAAGACTCCTGTCTTAAATGAGCcaaactcaaataaaacaaagCTTGACTTATTAACTTGTGAGCCAACTAGATAATATGCTCGCAAATTGGTccataaaatatacataatcTATAATTTAGCTTATTGTCTTTAtgtttctatttattataaatataaaaaatcagataaattttaaagtgtCGTAGTTACagtgaatttttaatatttcaatatttttatttaaaaaaattatttaattttagattaaattcacataaaatattttaatatataacttttgtataaaaatatatactaaaatatttttacataaatttcttaaagaaaaagtctttttatgtaaattaatctataattttataatttttattcaatgaATATATGAAGATAATGAAAAGTCACTGTAACTACGACACTTTAAAATTCACCAAAATATTATCTATCTCAACTTATTATTtgcaataattttattaaaaagaatataaatgtttattataaatattttatttcttaatgcattgatgaataatttatatatattaattttgagacataaattatttatatatatgcttatattttaacatataaaatttttattttgacatatgcacatattttttatatataagattcaagcttatgtataattttattaattaataagttaaatttctaattaaataatgattctaatcctaagaactggcatattaattatatttaatatttatattaattaataaattattttctacaataataattctaacactagaaaaataatattttaaattatacttgtaatattatatacaataaaattattattcttttaattatatgataattctatttttttaaaattgtaatatcaaatatattaataatcaatttcacataatattaaaattaattgataaatattctaaaacaatatttatattattaaatcaataaaattttattaaaaatatatatataattatttaatttactattatcttatgataatatatatatattaaatattatttatacatttaattttataattaaaataataacaacatgAGTCACTGTTACActtaatttcaattaagctAAACGAGTTaaagttaataataaaaatccgGTGGATATAGCAATAGCCCTAGGAATGATTCGATGTGTGCGTATCATTGGATGTTAACCAGAGGTTTCACTCTGATTTAATGTCTATTACATACATAAAAGTGCAAAAACGTGAAAGAAGTGAATTCTTTGGACCAAGCAAATTGACCGATATTTTGTTGCGCATTTATTTGACGATTTTGCCGAGTAGGCTACATTTATCGGTTAGGTGTTTCTTTCCCAAACAATGACTTGTGACCCATTAcctttttaattgataaatagacCAATCAAATCAGACAGCTTCCAAATTTTATATGCATAATTTGCTCCATCTATCAAGTTAGGCTAGCTTTATTAATTACCTATACTAAcaatgagttttttttttaattttttaaatacaaaataaattaattacaattttttaaaaggtatattgagatttttgaaAGAATATGAGCTATGTAGCAATAAAATAGGCAATTATGAGAATCATTTAAAGGAAACAGACAATATAATGgtgatattatttattaaaaaatataataaagctAACAGAGTTAATTATAATGTTATTATCAAGAGAGCAAGTTTATAGTATGTCTgacatattttttttccaattttagattttataaactgtttttagtatattttttatgttatttgcgttttattaaataatatatttttgaaggTTCTTTTCagctttaatttaataaaagtatttttttttttattttctaaactaCAATATATATGGAcagaaataataaagtttgTATATTCTTTACAATTGGAGTGGTGCATGGATTAATCTTATTCCATAActtctattatattaaaagttgaTATTTTCGTAATTAAATAATGCGTTTTTTCATAAGCATTTATATGTTATTGAAATATGTAACTAAAAGTTAGTGAtaattgtataaataaataaaaaaggaggaggaaaaaagaaaaggaaaagctataaaaattaaaacctaGACTTGATGTAAGAATTCTTCAAATTATTATTGTCTTATAGGAACAAGGAGGGGTGGTAATTGGTAGCCTATTGCTGTAGGGAAGGATGCTTAATTTTAACAAGTTGGCAAGGATTTGTCCCCTGATTTTGCTGGACCCGACACTATCAGAGCAGTGCTTCGTCCCCATCCCCTGAATTCTTTCTGCCAACTGCCAACTACTAACCTGAATGCATAAGaaggaaaaatattatacGTTGGTTGGGTTTTTTTTAAGTGACATTTATGACTGTCTACCCTACTT comes from Ricinus communis isolate WT05 ecotype wild-type chromosome 5, ASM1957865v1, whole genome shotgun sequence and encodes:
- the LOC8267950 gene encoding uncharacterized protein LOC8267950 → MEMPNISTTNVVPKPQIEAIQTVPPFVVTDPRQFRQVSVAKEPIGSGIFKGCFNIVLCYNKAMEKDSGWLVAGWIKESLARALKEQPLLSGRLRRGEDGHGELEIVSNDSGVRLLEAKINNMSLQEFLDLKERDKAEAELVFWKDIDEQNPQFSPLFYVQVTNFQCGGYSVGISCSFLLADLLIMDNFLQKWAKIQSEMISKNEGPEVPIFYLPNLKPANLSPNSIFSSTPRENCGQTMIFRMSTESMDLKEQSFKKLALLCLEEAEQTGRKILPDEFTFFVKESTKIIKVENCKKTEVAKSHMKNQIMSSCASLKDYLGMNELAFREGNGPARVSLWIGSVTSNGIVVGIPFPKEGSSEVNIIVTIPYENES